The Pyrus communis chromosome 9, drPyrComm1.1, whole genome shotgun sequence genome has a segment encoding these proteins:
- the LOC137744106 gene encoding uncharacterized protein isoform X1, translating to MLGPRFFSSLTPSLFLLSTYRLSLTDYPRPFSFRKTNVIWKSYGYDLRFAAKVVVRILAFLSAALQADCDQGVSQSVVWTEEKEDGALENFRSEKRQRFLQNGWSLDLHMFKRFICLILWILRYESVEDCADDDEAKQCV from the exons ATGTTGGGGCCTAGGTTTTTTTCCTCGCTCACGCCTTCGTTGTTCTTGCTGTCCACCTATCGCCTTTCTCTCACCGATTATCCACGGCCGTTTTCTTTCCGAAAAACTAACGTTATCTG GAAAAGTTATGGATACGATCTAAGGTTTGCTG CAAAAGTTGTTGTTCGAATTTTGGCCTTTCTGTCTGCAGCCTTGCAAGCTGATTGCGATCAAG GGGTTTCTCAATCTGTTGTCTGGACTGAAGAAAAGGAGGATGGGGCTCTCGAAAATTTCAGATCCGAGAAAAGACAAAG gtTTCTTCAGAATGGCTGGAGTTTGGATTTGCATATGTTCAAGCGATTTATTTGTTTGATCTTATGGATATTGAGGTATGAATCGGTAGAAGATTGTGCAGACGATGATGAAGCAAAGCAG TGTGTATGA
- the LOC137744106 gene encoding uncharacterized protein isoform X2 produces the protein MLGPRFFSSLTPSLFLLSTYRLSLTDYPRPFSFRKTNVIWKSYGYDLRFAAKVVVRILAFLSAALQADCDQGVSQSVVWTEEKEDGALENFRSEKRQRCKIILGLHATKLL, from the exons ATGTTGGGGCCTAGGTTTTTTTCCTCGCTCACGCCTTCGTTGTTCTTGCTGTCCACCTATCGCCTTTCTCTCACCGATTATCCACGGCCGTTTTCTTTCCGAAAAACTAACGTTATCTG GAAAAGTTATGGATACGATCTAAGGTTTGCTG CAAAAGTTGTTGTTCGAATTTTGGCCTTTCTGTCTGCAGCCTTGCAAGCTGATTGCGATCAAG GGGTTTCTCAATCTGTTGTCTGGACTGAAGAAAAGGAGGATGGGGCTCTCGAAAATTTCAGATCCGAGAAAAGACAAAG GTGCAAAATCATTTTGGGTTTGCATGCAACCAAGCTTCTCTGA